Proteins encoded in a region of the Pseudothermotoga elfii DSM 9442 = NBRC 107921 genome:
- a CDS encoding MBL fold metallo-hydrolase: MNLKVLCNDKAREGFYSEHGLSILIDDKILFDTGQTDVFLKNGRIMNIDFEKIEKIIISHGHYDHAGGLKYWDNVDATVYIHKEAVVQKYSQNKPAGIPFELEKTGLEIRYLRDDITIDKIQFINSVPLFENIIDKNFTKNGEYDLFEDEINIVIEDKLFTGCAHRGIENIIEYVLENRKVNYVIGGFHLVNSPLGRIERIAKLFFENDLYIIPLHCTGRDAVEIFKKKLKEKCVILQAGDELRLP, encoded by the coding sequence GTGAATCTGAAGGTCTTATGCAATGACAAAGCCAGAGAAGGTTTTTACAGTGAGCACGGACTTTCAATCTTGATTGATGACAAAATACTCTTTGACACAGGACAAACTGATGTTTTCCTGAAAAATGGCCGCATAATGAATATTGATTTTGAAAAAATAGAGAAAATCATAATCTCACATGGCCATTACGATCATGCCGGAGGGTTGAAATACTGGGATAATGTAGATGCAACCGTGTATATTCATAAAGAAGCAGTTGTTCAAAAATACAGTCAGAACAAACCTGCAGGCATCCCATTTGAGCTGGAAAAAACAGGGTTGGAAATCAGATATCTGCGGGATGATATAACAATTGATAAAATTCAATTCATTAATTCTGTACCTTTATTCGAGAATATAATAGACAAAAATTTTACAAAAAATGGTGAATATGACTTGTTTGAAGACGAAATAAATATTGTTATAGAGGATAAATTATTTACTGGCTGTGCACACAGAGGAATCGAAAACATAATAGAATATGTTCTTGAAAATAGAAAAGTGAACTATGTTATCGGTGGATTTCACCTGGTGAATTCGCCCTTAGGACGGATCGAAAGAATAGCAAAACTTTTTTTCGAAAATGACTTATATATCATACCACTTCATTGTACTGGTCGGGATGCTGTAGAAATTTTCAAGAAAAAACTGAAAGAGAAATGTGTGATTTTACAAGCTGGAGATGAACTCAGGTTACCTTAA
- a CDS encoding nucleoside deaminase, whose amino-acid sequence MNYINEIVQLCIDALKMGSLPIGCVIVNGSGNIISKGRNAIHESNFSGYPVFGNSIAHAELNALVSMKRIPDNMEISDYVIYTSMEPCVMCFGAIYMSGIRNVVYGMKDGVGGGLNLYGVTEYYGKKKINIVQNKKLEKMQAVLFGFMRDKDYINRGGLWQTYLSMYSEEYKIAEQLRKNEIYGKLLAGTMNASQFISVVEKFICDLNK is encoded by the coding sequence GTGAATTACATTAATGAAATAGTACAACTTTGCATTGATGCGCTTAAAATGGGGTCTCTTCCGATAGGTTGTGTTATTGTGAATGGTTCGGGAAATATAATATCAAAAGGAAGGAACGCGATTCATGAGAGCAATTTTTCTGGATACCCTGTTTTTGGAAACAGTATTGCACATGCTGAACTAAATGCTCTCGTTTCAATGAAGAGAATCCCAGACAATATGGAAATTTCTGATTATGTTATTTATACTTCCATGGAACCATGTGTTATGTGTTTTGGAGCAATTTACATGTCTGGTATAAGAAATGTGGTTTACGGTATGAAAGATGGGGTGGGAGGCGGATTGAATTTATACGGTGTTACGGAATATTATGGAAAAAAGAAAATCAACATTGTTCAGAATAAAAAGCTTGAGAAAATGCAGGCCGTGTTATTTGGTTTCATGCGTGATAAAGACTACATAAATAGAGGGGGCCTCTGGCAAACTTACCTTTCGATGTATTCAGAGGAATATAAAATAGCTGAACAACTCAGAAAAAATGAAATTTATGGGAAACTCCTTGCAGGTACGATGAATGCCTCTCAATTCATCAGCGTCGTTGAAAAATTTATCTGTGATCTGAATAAGTAG